From Passer domesticus isolate bPasDom1 chromosome 8, bPasDom1.hap1, whole genome shotgun sequence, a single genomic window includes:
- the SYNPO2L gene encoding synaptopodin 2-like protein, whose translation MGAEEEMLITLSGGAPWGFRLQGGSEQKRPLQVSKIRKRSKACRGGLWENDVLVSINGKSCAGLSHANAMQIIDSSNGMLNIRVKRIVGGDQTGPWLQRSPSPGQRVLSPPSAPTPSAQLLSSEPAGAPATTTQPSQAWRSQRHLESLTSPPDSEAYYGETDSDADNVAQEKHRRARRKSPRSPPDSTTGRADAPQDEVSLSEQSGYESMPEAAAQGGAELASSSGVAKREIVCLPGSRTDTPFSDSEGQLRPPSAEGREPSPEAMLLPHATKAIRAERHLIPMVGPVEHPIDEDLTTTYTEKAKQAKLHRHESIQEKNVKEAKTKCRTIASLLTDAPNPHSKGVLMFKKRRQRAKKYTLVSFGSVDEDRSYEEEDGVFPTSESEFDEEGFSDARSLTNHSDWDNTYLDIEKSKSDSEQKEEKQKGLSEASGKGARLFEQQRERAGKYTVEKTPVQKSPELAPAAQPKQGTVNGDMPVPEKADNVPLSIHLEAVQVPSKQPATVPTQLLTAPSPTFFPPPPSTPDPFTASSTSMFNRSARPFTPGFSGQRPATSSVIFRPPAPKKPTENLGGQSTVVPPFSPLVPGTPANAPVPTQRGPVSSSTSLYIPAPGRPTSPLESQPKVGGGASEVKPSANTARTSTTSIFLSAPSKPGGDMASAASQPRVPGTASSSLYISPAPSQHMRSSSPVPKQPSPAITPAMPRPPSEPLTSREQRIAVPAPRTGILQEARRRGNKKPMFSKIEEKKKNSPNPELLSLVQNLDEKPKGDHPAAGFESGPEEDFLSLGAEACNFMQSSGRKFKTPPPVAPKPQQDAGLVNGAQDMPQLKGKGAELFAKRQSRMDKFVVETTPKPDYKPRTPSPSPSLPSCWKYSPNIRAPPPIAYNPMHSPFYPLAASKSQASKAESKVKKAPGQKSGIKVIDLMRHQPYQLKSAMFCFGDPPSPSTQNTPGQPTPQASSSFMAAKQVPVKIAKTQEIRRFSTPAPMPASSSLAPTVLVPRSATTLDEPLWRTEMASSAPATPAPFQVELSPSPKPYQSSPEPGQVGQGPPPNSASASRFQVARPKFSAARTGMQANVWRPSFGHH comes from the exons ATtcgaaagagaagcaaagcgtGCCGTGGAGGCCTGTGGGAAAATGATGTTCTAGTATCTATCAATGGGAAGTCATGTGCTGGCCTGTCCCATGCTAATGCCATGCAGATCATCGATTCCTCCAATGGCATGCTCAACATCCGTGTGAAAAG GATAGTTGGTGGGGACCAGACTGGCCCGTGGCTCCAGCGTTCCCCTTCTCCAGGGCAGCGAGTGCTCTCTCCACCATCTGCGCCCACCCCCTCAGCACAGTTACTCAGCTCTGAACcagcaggagccccagccaCCACCACACAGCCCTCACAGGCATGGAGGTCACAGAGGCACCTGGAGAGCCTCACGTCCCCACCGGACAGCGAGGCCTACTACGGCGAGACAGACAGCGATGCTGACAATGTGGCGCAGGAGAAGCACCGCCGCGCTCGCAGGAAGAGCCCACGCTCCCCACCTGACAGCACCACCGGCCGGGCGGATGCACCTCAGGACGAGGTGTCCCTGTCTGAACAGAGTGGCTACGAGAGCATGCCGGAGGCTGCTGCGCAgggaggggcagagctggccagcTCCAGCGGGGTGGCCAAGAGGGAGATTGTCTGCCTGCCTGGCAGTCGCACAGACACTCCGTTCTCAGACAGCGAGGGACAGCTGCGGCCGCCATCAGCAGAGGGACGGGAGCCTTCTCCAGAGGCAATGCTCCTGCCCCACGCCACCAAGGCTATCCGAGCGGAACGCCATCTCATCCCCATGGTGGGGCCAGTGGAACATCCCATTGACGAAGACCTAACCACCACTTATACAGAGAAAGCCAAGCAGGCCA AGCTCCACCGCCACGAAAGCATCCAGGAGAAGAATGTGAAAGAAGCCAAAACCAAGTGCAGAACCATTGCATCCCTGCTGACAGATGCACCCAACCCCCACTCCAAAGGGGTGCTGATGTTTAAGAAACGCAGGCAGAGGGCTAAGAAGTATACATTGGTAAGCTTTGGCAGTGTTGATGAAGACCGCTCCTACGAGGAGGAAGACGGAGTTTTTCCAACTAGTGAGTCTGAATTTGATGAGGAAGGTTTCTCTGATGCCCGAAGCCTAACTAATCACTCAGACTGGGACAACACTTACCTAGACATTGAAAAATCCAAATCTGACTCTGAAcagaaggaagagaagcaaaaaggtTTGAGTGAGGCCTCAGGTAAAGGAGCACGATTATTTgagcagcagagggaacggGCTGGGAAGTACACAGTTGAGAAAACTCCAGTGCAGAAGAGCCCAGAGCTTGCCCCAGCTGCCCAGCCAAAGCAGGGCACAGTGAACGGAGATATGCCTGTGCCAGAGAAGGCAGACAATGTGCCCCTCAGCATCCACCTGGAAGCTGTGCAAGTGCCCAGCAAGCAGCCAGCTACTGTCCCCACTCAGCTTCTgactgcccccagccccactttcttccctcctcccccaaGCACCCCTGACCCCTTCACTGCAAGTTCAACAAGCATGTTCAACAGGTCTGCAAGGCCCTTTACTCCTGGCTTTTCTGGCCAGCGTCCAGCAACATCCTCTGTCATCTTTAGGCCACCtgcacccaaaaaacccactgaAAATCTGGGTGGGCAAAGCACAGTGGTTCCTCCTTTCTCACCTCTGGTCCCAGGAACACCGGCCAATGCACCAGTGCCAACACAGCGTGGTCCAGTCAGCTCCTCCACATCTCTGTATATTCCTGCACCAGGAAGACCAACATCACCACTGGAGTCACAGCCAAAAGTGGGAGGAGGCGCTTCAGAGGTCAAGCCTTCTGCCAACACTGCCCGGACATCCACCACCTCTATCTTTCTGTCAGCTCCCTCAAAGCCAGGAGGGGATATGGCCTCCGCAGCATCCCAGCCACGAGTCCCTGGAACAGCCTCTTCTTCATTGTATATTAGTCCAGCACCGTCACAGCACATGAGAAGCAGTTCCCCTGTGCCAAAACAGCCTTCTCCTGCCATCACTCCAGCAATGCCACGACCTCCTTCAGAGCCCTTAAcctccagggagcagaggattGCTGTGCCAGCTCCCCGCACAGGCATCCTGCAGGAGGCTCGCCGACGGGGCAACAAAAAACCCATGTTCAGTAAGAttgaggagaagaagaagaattcACCCAACCCTGAGCTCCTGTCTCTGGTGCAGAACCTGGATGAGAAGCCAAAGGGTGACCACCCTGCGGCAGGCTTTGAGTCTGGGCCTGAGGAGGACTTCCTCAGCCTGGGTGCTGAAGCCTGCAACTTCATGCAGTCCTCAGGCCGCAAGTTCAAGACCCCACCTCCAGTGGCCCCCAAGCCTCAGCAAGATGCTGGATTGGTAAATGGGGCCCAGGACATGCCTCAGCTTAAAGGCAAGGGGGCAGAGCTCTTTGCCAAACGCCAGAGCCGCATGGACAAATTTGTGGTAGAAACAACACCGAAGCCAGACTACAAGCCCAGGACCCCCTCTCCATCCCCTTCTCTACCCTCATGCTGGAAATATTCACCCAACATCCGAGCTCCCCCTCCCATAGCTTACAACCCAATGCATTCCCCTTTCTATCCCCTGGCAGCCAGCAAATCTCAGGCTAGCAAAGCAGAGAGCAAAGTGAAAAAGGCACCTGGCCAGAAATCGGGGATCAAGGTCATTGATTTAATGCGCCACCAGCCCTATCAATTGAAGTCAGCCATGTTCTGTTTTGGGgatccccccagccccagcactcaGAATACTCCTGGTCAGCCAACCCCACAGGCTAGCTCATCCTTCATGGCAGCCAAGCAGGTCCCTGTGAAAATAGCCAAGACCCAGGAGATTCGTCGCTTCTCCACTCCGGCTCCTAtgccagcctccagcagcctggcacCCACTGTGCTTGTGCCCCGCTCAGCCACCACGCTGGATGAGCCATTGTGGAGAACAGAAATGGCTTCTTCTGCCCCTGCTACACCAGCACCCTTCCAGGTGGAGCTCAGCCCCTCCCCTAAGCCATATCAGAGctccccagagcctggacaggtgggacagggaccTCCTCCAAACTCAGCCTCTGCCTCTCGGTTTCAGGTGGCCAGGCCCAAATTCTCTGCAGCAAGAACAGGCATGCAGGCCAATGTGTGGAGGCCAAGTTTTGGCCATCACTGA